ttattGTCACCTGTAACCTCTACACTTGTGATGGTTAAAGTGTAAAATCTAGTTGATGCATTGTTTgcaaaaaaatgtatcattACACTGAACCATAGATAGATGTTTATGTCTTGTATTGCAGCATCTTTTTAAAGATTATGATTGCACAATTAAAAGTCGATTCATTTGTTCTTGCCACAAGTGAAGCTTTAAATAGCCTTTCGTCTTTTTTTGTACGTTTTCATCATCGCTGGTTGACATTACTCATTTATTTGATAAATGTACTGGAGATGAACTTACTCTCAGTGATGGGGAGTCAGAGACGATACCGCACAACTGAAAGGATTAGTcggttttcttaaaaaaatccagataatttactcaccatcatatcatccaaaatgttgtctttctttgttcagtcaattagaaattatgttttttgaggaaaacattccaggatttttctcattttaatggactttaatggaccccaacacttattagttttaatgtagtttaaaattgcagtttcaaaggactctaaacgatctcaaatgaggcataagggtcttgtctagcgagatgattgtcatttttggcaagagaAGTGGAAATGTGCACTTTTAGGCCACGGCTTCTCGTCTTCCTTTGTCTGTGTggcgagccagcgcgacctcacgtaatacgtcatcacgtcaagaggtcatggatgacgtatgcgaaactacgacccaatgtttacaagtgtggagaaagaggaccgttctgacgttgttgtatgtcgatgatactaattaatgtctttgtgttagtttattgtttaaagtggtccgcaaatgtgcgtattatatatgtaacacgtgacctttccacgacattacgcaattacgtgaggtcgcgctggcttgtcacacagccggaggacatattttttagttttcttgccaaaaatgacaatcgtttcgctagataagacccttatgcctcgtttgcgatcgtttagagtcctttgaaacatcaatcttaaactgcattaaaactgttaagtgttggggtccattaaagtccattaaaatgagaaaaatcctgtcatgttttcctcaaaaaacataatttcttctcaactgagcAAAGAGGGACATCAgcgttttggatgacatggtggtgagtaggttgtctggattttttccagataagaaaatggactaatccttgaAGTCTAATGATGTTTCCTTCATTTCAAAGGGCTGTGATGAGCAAGTTCAATGTTTTATCTTTgtttagattaaattataaaacacACAAAGGTTTACATTCTCCAGACCAACGTATGAATATACCGATATAAagtgttgtgttacttttatcCTCTGTGTGTTTCATGTGTACAGGAGGCGATCGTGACCGCTCGCTTTAGCACTGTCAGTCCAGGCACTCGTGTGGGTGCCATCTTCTATAAACCTGTGGAGCAATTCATTCTACCCAAGGTCACCAAACAATGCCATCATTTACACAAACCACCTACAAGAAATCTAACCACTATTTAAAACGTATGATGTGGGTTGAATGCAGTGAATGCTGAATATCAAGTGTTGTGGTAATGATCGGTTGCTGTTTCAGTGCTGTAGTTTAGATTGTGATGTGAATCTTTTCTATCTGGTTGTGCAGGGTTTTGAGGGGACTCTTCTCTGGCAGTGTCAAGACCCATCAGGCCTGATGTCTATCAACACATCAACCATACGTCTCAATAACGGTGGAGGAGTTCTCAAGTTTGGATCCGTAAGAGCAATGTTATCTTTTGAATTAAAACTCAAAGAGAATGATGTGTCATACCTACACGACAAGCATTACTAAATGTGATTGCAAAACATAactacatttttgttttggctTCTAGCAAGACACACTGTGGGCTTGCATTATACAGTAATAGTTCAAAAAACTTGATTTATCTATGACGATGATTGCTATGAGTCCTATCAATGACAGTGGCGGCGACGACTTCTGTTTTCGAGGGCACTTGGTgagaagttcgtcacaacatgtatgtagcccgtcatgtgtgtggtttgtaatttcaaaatgtgtgttctgctcatcgagagatcctgtgtgcatcacgtgttccGTCAAAACAAGCGcccgctgcagacgcgtctaaagggtttattataaaagagacgctcgcgctCGCCAGacactcgcataatctcatgcgtaatcaaagtttactgttaaggaagtgtcttgcgagtattttgtgaacgttagCGCCTCTTTTATCATatacggttttgacgcatgtgcagcaggcacttattttgaccaaACATGTGATGGTTCACATGAcgaaacaaacacatattttgaaaacacgagcaacacacacgGCGCtccgaacacacattttgatttagcgcccctcggaagagcagtcacgagccaccactggACAGTGAGGACTACAGCTCCCATCATTCCTcattctttaaagggatagttcacacaaaaataaaattttctcattctcatgttgaTCTAAATCTGTATGATTTTTTCTGATgcacacaaaagaagatattttgataaatgatggtaagcacacacaGCTGAATGTAACCATTTACTTTCATAGAAATATAAACAAATTTGATGAAaatcaatgggtaccatcaactgtgtgcttaccatcattttcaaagtgtcttcttcaacacttccataatatttgttttcctccTATGGAACTCAATGGTTATGGCAGCTGTGTGCATGCCATCTTTGTCGgaatattttgttttgtgtttatcgGAAAGAGAAATTCATccactgtaaaaatgattttcaagaaaaaaatttttagtatttttgtctcgttttcagtaaaaatatcaaaaaattcttaaatcaagatgttttttcttaatgagcaaaaggacccaagaaaataagtctagtttttagaacaaaaatatcaagcttaagtgattttgtgcataaaacaagcaaaatataaataaatgctaatggggtaagctaatttttcttacatttttcttgaatttagtgtttaagaaaaatcttcaagattttttgcttaccccattggcaatttttttgcttgttttatgcacaaaatcacttaaatttgatatttttggtccaaaaactagacttattttcttgggggttttgctcattaagaaaaagcatcttaattttagaattttttgatatttttactgaaaacaagacaaatatactaagaatttttttttcttgaaaatcagtttttgcagtgtacaagtttagatcaacatgaggatgagaaaacaataacagtattttcatttttgggtgaactatccctttaacagtgTCATCAAGCTGCAgccattgttgttgttgtttagtgaCCTCTAGTGGTAAAAATAATCAATGGCGTTTTTCCTCAGATAGAAGTGGGTACACTGCCTCACAGGACTGCTCTGGGCTTCCCGGGTTTAGGTGGAGGATTTACTTTTTCAGTGTACGGTAAGTCAGGAGCAGTTTCCCGAATAGGGTTTAATCCAGGACTAAACCATAGTTCAGACAaattactggtgtgtatcttgagcaGTAGCGGCTCGTggctgctcatccgaggggcgcaagtTCGggatatgtgttcggagtgtcaggtgtgttgcttgtgttttcaaagtATGTGTTTGATGCGtaatgtgaaccatgtgcatcacgtgttttgtcaaaataaatccCGGCTGCACagtgcacacgcatcaaaactaagtgcctgctgcagatgcaaagagtttataataaaagagtcGCTCGCGTTctcaaaatacacgcaagacactcccttaacagtaaactctgattacacatgagattatgcgagtatctggcaaacatacGTTTACTTGACgtgctgaacacatattttgaaattacgaaccacacacatgacgggctacatacatgttgtgacgaacttcgcatcgatcccccttgaaaaaagaagtcaccggccgctaCTGATCTTGAGATAAAACAAATACGCATATAACAAATAatttttcaaatacgccgcacAGTTTTTGCACGTTCCCGCAATTTCagcgcataaaattgcataaatatcccacatattccattgcattttttaagaaaatgtgccgcaagaacaatcacaaaaaaactcatcACAAGTGCATTGTAAAATATATCACACTGCTTCTTGTCTAATGTGCTGGACTTTAACCCATTTATATCTTCTTTGCTATATTGTTGTTCAGCTCTCTggttgtgtgtgtctctgtcagATGTGGATGCGTTGTCTGAGCTCTTACGAGGGCGATCGGGACGGCAGCAGATCCGTTCGGCTGAACTCCGAGATGAAGATCAGGCACTGCATCAGGAGAGCATCACACATGGTGATATGGTGTTTGTGGATGTAGTGGACACATACAGGAATGTGCCAGTTAAACTGCTAAAGTTTTACAAATGGTTAGTGCTCACCCAATCACCATCTAGACATCCAGACAATTTCAAGCAGCAAATGTTCAAACACAAATGTTATTCTGTGTCTTCCTCTGGCAGCTGATAGTAATGCTTGCTTCTCGTCACAGTTGTTTTAGATGTGAATCTTCTTTTTAGCTAAAAGAGATGTTAATGGTTTAACATGGACAGGGCGGTGGGAAACGCTGACTTCAGACTGCTGCTGAAGACGGATGATGATTGTTATATCGATGTAGACGCCTTCCTGTTGAAGACCAACCACAGCAGACTAAAGCAAAGTCACCTGTGGTGGGGAAAGTGAGTCAGATGTTCTGCTTTATGTTCttacatatatttaatttgtgaaaTTAGATTTGCATTGGTACGTTGTGAGAATGCATTGCTATTCTCAGTTCATTTAAATGATTGAATCCTTTCACTGTTAAATGAGTATAATGACGGTGTTCTTCAGTTTCAGACAGAATTGGGCTGTTGACCGTGTGGGTAAATGGCAGGAACTGGAGTACTCGAGTCCTGCTTACCCAGCGTTTGCATGTGGATCTGGATATGTGGTCTCCAGGGATCTGGTGGAATGGCTGGCCAGCAACGCTGAACATCTGAAGGCCTACCAGGTGCTGTCTGTTTTTCACTTCATAATACTAATCCGTCATCTACACACACAATACAGAACAAAACCTTAACCTGACAATACTTTAGAAAGTGATgttaaaaaaagcttttattgaaatctcttgtcttgttttcaataaaaaatatctaaaaattcttaaattaggtgtctttttcttgatgagaaaaacgacccaagaaaataagtctagtttttagaccaaaaatatcaaagtgattttgtgcataaaacaagcaaaaaaatctgccaatggggtaagcaaatttttcttgaatttagcgtttaagaaaaatgttcaagattttttgcttaccccattggccgattttttttgcttgttttatgcacaaaatcactttgatatttttggtctaaaaactagacttattttcttgggggttttgctcattaagaaaaagcatcttaatttaagaattttttgatatttttactgaaaacaagacaaaaatactaagaatgtttttttcttgaaaatcattttttttttgcagtgtagtagtAAAATACAGCACTAGATTACTAATCAAATATAAGACAGATTTAATATATAGACAACTGACATTAGGCATGTTTGTAGCAGTACTCTTTTCAGGTTTATATGAGTGCATATTAAGCATTAATGTTAAATGTGTGTTAACAGGGTGAAGATGTGAGTATGGGCATTTGGATGTCTGCTGTTGGGCCCAGCAAATATCAGGTGAATAAAACTCAAGAATAAAACCTCATGTATTGCGTAAGCACgaccaaaaaatatatgtactgaaatatatttttgaatatgTTTACAAAGATATATTTTTAACCAATTAATTTTTAGgccattttttgtttattttgaaatataaaatatttatattatatatattaatgtcaatccatatttatttttcaatttattttattaagatgcaaacagaaaatacaggaaatatgtacaaaaaataaaacattaaatttactggactaaatgtcttctttaggcatcatctgtgtttagtgtgacaaATAACGCtaaagtaaaaagactaattgttttaaaattacaatttaggatttaatttcatttaagtTTAAGAGAGATTCTGCAGTTGCCTACAACTGCTCAAATGGAAGgcgagtttaccctaaaaacttgacacattagtttaatatattaatattaatattaatatatatatatatatatatatatatatatatattttttaaagcatttatatataCGTCACTTTGTATGTAACAAACCTTTAACACAACAGTTTTTAATTCAACTCATTTTGTACATACATctactttatacattttatagaaACTTTTAGAACCTGTATTTTGGccaagaaatttttttttttagccttatgagttttaaaatatgaaatgtatttgttgcccctgaaatacattttgaaatatactgtatgttaatatatgaaggttaaaatgaaatatttttttcaaatgtatttaattaagcttttatttctacaaaatgtattaagcataatttaaaacatattttgggccagagaaatgtatttttttgccatTTGGGCTTGGACATTGCAAatgataaatagttttttgtggaTCATATATACACATTCGACATGATTGTGTTCtctgtattatattattaaagtaacagTGGTGTTTGATTGTCTGTCTGCAGGACTCAGGTTGGTTATGTGAGAAGGATTGTTATGTTGATATGCTATCATCTCCACAACACTCCGCTCAAGAGTTGCATTCCCTTTGGGAGAGAAAGAAAAGGTGCGGGGATCCCTGCGGTTGTGCCCGGGGTGACCAATGATTGGACACGAGATGCCCGTCTTACTGCTGCATGTTTCACCTGTTAGATGTGTGAATGACTGATGACTTTTTGTTTTCTCTTTCATTCAAATTCTGGTTTGATGAGCCCTAGGATATTTTCACACTTCAAATCTCTTTCATTGTTCCTGTTCACATTTTGACTTTGTAGATCCACTATAAGATTTCACACAAAACAGCATTTGCAAAATGACAAAGCAGCTTTTATCTtcatctctttttctctctgtgactgtgtgctttttatttttttgctgaaaGTGTCAACACTGTTACACCAAACCTTTCATTATTATTTCATTACAACagtaaattaatatattataaCAGATTGCAAATgtgtctgttttatttataaaattgttactttgttctaaaaaaaaaaaacacaacgaACTATACAACTATATAAGAAATGTAGTTACATAACCTCAAAATAGATGAGAAATGCTTTTTCTTCAGCGCATCTATCGACTGCTCAGTCCCACAAGACTGTCTGCAAAAACCCTTTATCTATTTCTGCAGGTTATTCTTGTGCTTTAAGTTCAGATGGTCCAGGAACAGCTGAAACTATTCTTAGCAATGCAGTCCTCTACTTAACCCCTTCAGATCCTGCGTTCACTGGAATGGACATCACATGGTTTGTGGTACAAACCAATACAAATGCTggtcaaccaatcaaaataaggcaAACTGaaaaacacctgaaaaatcaCGTTTGAAATCAACATCTTTGCTCAAATACAATctattattacatttaaaaagtcaaacATATAGAAATAATAGACTGGaaatttaaagtttgtttgcatGCCATCAATCTTACATGCTTGGCCTTTTGGAGATTTGAAGGGATTAATTATTGCTTGGAGATTGCTAAACTGTTTTGAGTGGTTAGTAGGGTATTGCTAAGACATTCTTGGTGGTTGCTATGGCGTTACTAAAATTAGTAAAGCATTTATCTTATACCTTCTGTCAGTCAGCGTCGTAGCCACTGCAGGGGACGGGGTTGACGAGATTAACTCCGCCCACTATGACGAAAAATCCACCAAATTGATAAGTTTTATTTACGCAAGTATTTATTcaagttttgatttatttatttaatgcaaTTACAAATATCATTATAACaaatactaaaataaataaaaggtgTTTTTGGATAATGTTTAATAAGTTCGATTGACATCCGTGTTTTTCCGTGTCTGCGAGTTCACTTTCGTGTTATAAAATCTGCTGGCCACCAGCGATGTTTAagataaacataaaacattacttgtaaaaaaaacttagcAGTTATTTGAAGAGAGGTTCTCTCCGTCATCATCCTCCGTGGGTAGAAGCGCAGAGCAGGTAAGCACGTTTATTACGTCCGCGTGGCACATATTATATGGTGAAAGCTTTCAGAGCTCGTGCTGTTACATGGACGTTGCTTGATTTCACATAACTGACGAAAGTtcatgtttttctctttttaaaagttttgcAACCGTGATTAAGTGTTGTTAAAGATTATtcgtagatttttttttaactaattaGTACAATTGATTATTGTTAGGGATTCGGATTCGACAATAAATGCCGAGTGAGTGTGTGTAACACCTCTAACTAcacttgtttaatgttttaaagaaGTTTAATAGACACATTTCTTGTAAAGATCAACAGTAAAGTACCTTACTTATTTATTCCATTTTG
This Misgurnus anguillicaudatus chromosome 11, ASM2758022v2, whole genome shotgun sequence DNA region includes the following protein-coding sequences:
- the b3galnt2 gene encoding UDP-GalNAc:beta-1,3-N-acetylgalactosaminyltransferase 2: MRAAVAALFPCVIAVLVHWWCWSDRTALLLDFGSADDQKAVHEVLVGVLSARHHYDHRQAIRDTWLGYLKTHPLFQNRVMVKFIIGKYGCTVPEEDREDPYSCTLLNLTQKDSGQEMEILSVADTSWLEPSDVSALSLDFKVLHAVVITQLGVFVNGPQQDFRGNVTVHLFQVDQEEAIVTARFSTVSPGTRVGAIFYKPVEQFILPKGFEGTLLWQCQDPSGLMSINTSTIRLNNGGGVLKFGSIEVGTLPHRTALGFPGLGGGFTFSVYDVDALSELLRGRSGRQQIRSAELRDEDQALHQESITHGDMVFVDVVDTYRNVPVKLLKFYKWAVGNADFRLLLKTDDDCYIDVDAFLLKTNHSRLKQSHLWWGNFRQNWAVDRVGKWQELEYSSPAYPAFACGSGYVVSRDLVEWLASNAEHLKAYQGEDVSMGIWMSAVGPSKYQDSGWLCEKDCYVDMLSSPQHSAQELHSLWERKKRCGDPCGCARGDQ